Proteins from one Entomospira culicis genomic window:
- a CDS encoding endonuclease/exonuclease/phosphatase family protein: MMRKLRMRWIWLLWVGLLLGCLPQKKVVVISYNVQNLFDDQYQGTEYREFSEVSTALYQQKVSNLAGGFAQIAQSYGSPSILLLQEVENHAVVQALSEQSKGLQGMHILFAKEPSHATGLAILSRYEVIEMRSIQVRDPLDERQQLRPILLGVLRLSNNQPLVVINLHLQSQREERNVVRRSATFAQLHLSIERIRREYGEDVAILVGGDFNMDLRNASAMEANIMAIASSLAMVEAEGFYNPWPSYVEAHQEKESILGTYAYGGNWQALDGFLLARRLLIGDGLTFIEQRPITHARFLSEQVDEESQEIFLYPNAFYANRIDGLSDHLPIMAIFTYKNSKK; the protein is encoded by the coding sequence ATGATGAGAAAATTGCGCATGCGTTGGATATGGTTGCTTTGGGTAGGATTATTGCTGGGTTGTCTGCCCCAAAAGAAGGTGGTGGTGATCAGTTATAATGTGCAAAATCTCTTTGACGATCAATATCAGGGTACGGAGTATCGCGAATTTAGCGAGGTGAGCACCGCGCTTTATCAACAAAAAGTGAGTAATTTAGCTGGTGGCTTCGCCCAGATTGCCCAGAGTTATGGTTCACCGAGCATTCTTTTATTGCAAGAGGTGGAGAATCATGCGGTGGTGCAAGCCTTAAGCGAGCAGAGCAAAGGCTTACAAGGGATGCATATTCTCTTTGCCAAAGAGCCTTCGCATGCTACGGGGCTGGCGATTCTCTCGCGCTATGAGGTGATCGAGATGCGAAGCATTCAGGTGCGCGATCCGTTGGATGAGCGTCAACAGCTACGCCCGATTCTCTTGGGCGTTTTACGCTTATCTAACAACCAACCGCTGGTCGTGATCAATCTCCATTTACAGAGTCAGCGCGAGGAGCGCAATGTGGTGCGTCGTAGTGCGACGTTCGCACAGTTACACTTGAGCATCGAACGTATTCGGCGCGAGTATGGCGAGGATGTGGCGATCTTGGTGGGTGGCGATTTCAATATGGATTTACGTAATGCATCGGCAATGGAGGCAAACATTATGGCGATTGCCTCGTCTCTTGCGATGGTAGAAGCGGAGGGATTTTACAATCCTTGGCCCAGCTATGTGGAAGCGCATCAGGAGAAAGAGAGCATTTTGGGTACCTATGCGTATGGGGGAAATTGGCAGGCACTGGATGGTTTTTTACTAGCTCGACGGCTCTTGATCGGCGATGGCTTGACCTTTATTGAGCAACGCCCGATTACCCATGCGCGATTTTTATCGGAGCAAGTAGACGAGGAGAGCCAAGAAATTTTCCTCTACCCAAACGCATTTTATGCTAATCGTATCGACGGCTTGAGCGATCATCTGCCGATAATGGCAATATTCACCTATAAAAATTCAAAAAAATAG
- the dnaX gene encoding DNA polymerase III subunit gamma/tau — protein MKYQVTASRKRPKNFQSMVGQEFVATAISHSLDHQSLANAYLFTGPRGVGKTSSARILATCLNCLANEKPTITPCGTCANCIEIAAGSSVDVIEIDGASNTGVGDVRAIKDEILFPPTASRFKIYIIDEVHMLSSGAFNALLKTIEEPPVYVKFIFATTESHKIPATIKSRTQQFNFKLISIDLIKDRLQEALNEVNISYEEEALFWLAKEARGSMRDAYTLLDQAIAISQGKITLAELKEKMGFAGIDDLNQLVALALDQTMQDAILLLRDFIAKGISGEQIIQDLSAYFHAIMLIKHDITKESLLGFPLASFSQEVLAKLSLDQTKDLLTSLFALYKSAKFSINIQLELELFLSQIAAIQTKLYPSDLLAKLSALRINLTNPATSTTTLETSKPNPPPSKTEEISISAPETKTLSKASILAYLAEQFDISLTPKDLLIDEDIVQITLHQAVHYQTLSARQVEIQTYLANLDSTQAWQLSLIYDKINLIQSIFYGEQS, from the coding sequence ATGAAGTACCAAGTTACGGCATCACGCAAGCGACCCAAGAATTTTCAATCGATGGTGGGGCAAGAATTTGTCGCCACGGCCATTAGCCACAGCCTCGATCATCAATCCTTGGCCAATGCCTATCTCTTTACCGGACCTCGCGGGGTGGGTAAAACCAGTAGCGCCCGTATCCTAGCGACCTGTCTCAATTGCCTTGCCAACGAGAAACCCACCATCACCCCTTGTGGCACTTGCGCCAACTGTATCGAGATTGCTGCCGGAAGTAGTGTCGATGTCATTGAAATTGACGGTGCAAGCAATACCGGTGTCGGCGACGTGCGCGCCATTAAAGATGAAATTCTCTTTCCGCCCACCGCCTCGCGCTTCAAAATTTATATCATCGATGAGGTACACATGCTCTCCAGCGGTGCCTTTAACGCCTTGCTCAAGACGATTGAAGAGCCTCCCGTCTACGTTAAGTTCATCTTCGCCACCACCGAGAGCCACAAGATCCCGGCCACCATCAAGAGCCGAACCCAGCAGTTCAACTTCAAGCTTATCTCTATCGATCTCATTAAAGATCGCCTGCAAGAAGCCCTCAATGAGGTAAACATTAGCTATGAAGAAGAGGCGCTCTTCTGGCTGGCAAAAGAGGCCAGAGGCAGTATGCGCGATGCCTACACCCTGCTCGACCAAGCCATCGCCATTAGCCAAGGAAAAATTACCTTAGCCGAGTTGAAAGAGAAGATGGGCTTCGCCGGTATCGACGATCTCAATCAATTAGTAGCGCTTGCCCTAGACCAAACCATGCAAGATGCGATTCTCCTCTTGCGCGACTTTATCGCCAAAGGCATTAGTGGCGAGCAGATCATCCAAGATCTCAGCGCCTACTTCCACGCCATCATGCTCATTAAGCACGATATCACCAAAGAGTCGCTCTTAGGTTTCCCCCTCGCCAGCTTCTCGCAAGAAGTGCTCGCCAAGCTCTCCCTCGACCAGACCAAAGATCTCCTAACCAGCCTCTTTGCCCTCTACAAAAGCGCCAAATTCTCCATCAACATTCAACTCGAACTCGAACTCTTCCTTAGCCAGATCGCCGCCATCCAAACCAAACTCTACCCTAGCGACCTCCTCGCCAAACTAAGCGCGCTACGCATCAACCTTACCAACCCAGCCACATCCACCACCACCTTAGAAACATCCAAACCCAATCCACCACCCAGTAAAACCGAAGAAATTTCCATTTCAGCCCCAGAAACAAAAACTCTCTCCAAAGCATCCATTCTTGCCTATCTTGCCGAGCAATTCGACATAAGCCTCACCCCCAAAGATCTGCTTATCGATGAGGATATTGTGCAGATTACCCTTCATCAAGCCGTGCACTACCAAACCCTTAGCGCGAGGCAGGTAGAAATTCAAACCTATCTTGCCAATTTAGATAGCACACAGGCGTGGCAATTATCCTTAATCTATGATAAAATCAACTTAATTCAATCTATTTTTTATGGAGAACAATCATGA
- a CDS encoding YbaB/EbfC family nucleoid-associated protein yields MNINPLTFMSQFGKMKDEAKRMEEKLQQLRINGSAASLVQVTINGKFDLIDIKIDPIAVDERDIPMLETLIKSAFVDASNKAKETIAQELQSTDLAQLQSIFK; encoded by the coding sequence ATGAACATCAATCCCCTGACTTTTATGAGCCAATTTGGCAAGATGAAGGACGAAGCCAAGCGTATGGAGGAGAAGTTACAACAACTGCGCATCAATGGATCGGCAGCCAGCTTGGTGCAGGTTACCATCAATGGCAAGTTTGATTTAATTGATATAAAAATTGACCCCATCGCCGTCGATGAACGCGACATTCCCATGCTTGAAACCCTCATTAAGAGCGCCTTTGTCGATGCCTCTAACAAAGCCAAAGAGACCATCGCCCAAGAGTTACAATCCACCGATCTTGCACAACTTCAATCTATTTTTAAGTAA
- a CDS encoding HAD family hydrolase → MYKIIFTDLDGTIVPESQIISDYTKEVITQVRKLGIPFILASGRANHSMRTFHEALGLDEVMISYNGALIDVAGEAHYYQPLPEAVAQKLYRFAQEEKYYFQFYHQDALYTLDSYAEHSAYLAYSKNNRVALKTIAPDSELLQEALKSVTKWMFIEHDRVKLESIAEALAKLLPGEAAMSFTSDAYFEIYHHDVNKGNALLQVLKEYGLDASEALSFGDNFNDIELLEVAGMSYAMKNASPQVQARAKRVTSSSVDEDGVAKVLAELFLHT, encoded by the coding sequence ATGTATAAGATTATCTTTACCGATTTAGATGGCACGATTGTGCCTGAGAGCCAAATCATCAGTGATTATACCAAAGAGGTGATTACGCAAGTACGTAAATTGGGCATTCCCTTTATCTTGGCCAGTGGACGGGCGAATCACTCGATGCGCACCTTTCATGAGGCGTTGGGACTAGACGAAGTGATGATTAGCTACAATGGTGCATTAATCGACGTAGCTGGCGAAGCGCATTACTATCAACCTCTGCCCGAGGCGGTGGCGCAGAAGCTCTATCGTTTTGCACAGGAAGAGAAGTATTATTTTCAGTTTTATCACCAAGATGCGCTTTATACGTTAGATAGCTATGCCGAGCATTCTGCCTACCTCGCGTATAGTAAGAATAATCGTGTGGCACTCAAGACGATAGCGCCCGATAGCGAACTTCTCCAAGAAGCATTAAAGTCGGTAACTAAGTGGATGTTTATCGAGCATGATCGGGTTAAATTAGAGTCAATTGCCGAGGCTTTGGCCAAGCTTCTACCGGGTGAGGCGGCGATGAGCTTTACCAGCGATGCCTACTTTGAGATCTATCACCACGATGTGAACAAAGGCAATGCGTTGTTGCAGGTACTTAAGGAGTATGGCTTGGATGCAAGCGAGGCGTTGAGCTTTGGCGACAACTTTAACGATATCGAACTTTTAGAGGTGGCAGGCATGAGCTACGCGATGAAAAATGCCTCGCCTCAAGTGCAAGCGCGGGCTAAACGTGTAACTTCATCCTCGGTGGATGAGGATGGCGTAGCCAAAGTTTTGGCGGAGCTCTTTTTGCATACATAA
- a CDS encoding NFACT RNA binding domain-containing protein, with the protein MSDDVEKQSEHKDKPEVKRALNGSEIAVVLDEASLVGARIDKIYQDTYDTLVLELYQPPAKHYLVINFSAYSHLYVKSEHPKKYTKSLRFKELLTAKIKGARIITIDYSPYDRSVVFHVKRQDEEYRLVVLLWARASNGYLCDDTWRILDAFYRKKDGAEARALTSYLVQRAESSSHQCLDMTFSPINDSLNEAVKAYYCKEEVTKSEPWLDELRLLKARYTEALAKQVSEETLMERWHQVEERFFTQSFVEHQAYQKAWQAHQQERQTFFARAKQEKQRLIALEKKIALLEKKIAQEQNRFISVKKERLSPTFLRFKVEDWQILVGRNAKENDLLLRRYSRGLDYWLHAHQVAGGFVLIKYQKGAPLLDSVLQCALALAHYYSKARQQTEVEVIFTQVNALKRTKILGKVEVLRAKTLLYRYDRAFIERILAEYQAEF; encoded by the coding sequence ATGAGTGATGATGTAGAGAAGCAGAGTGAGCATAAGGATAAACCAGAGGTCAAGCGGGCGTTAAATGGTAGCGAGATAGCGGTCGTGTTAGACGAAGCATCGCTGGTTGGCGCGCGGATAGATAAGATCTATCAAGATACCTATGATACCTTGGTTTTAGAACTGTATCAACCTCCAGCTAAGCACTATTTAGTGATAAATTTTAGTGCTTATTCGCATCTTTATGTAAAGAGTGAACATCCTAAAAAATATACTAAATCATTACGATTTAAAGAGTTATTAACTGCTAAAATCAAAGGAGCGCGCATCATTACCATCGATTACTCCCCTTACGATCGCTCGGTGGTGTTTCACGTGAAACGCCAAGATGAGGAGTATCGACTGGTTGTGTTACTCTGGGCGCGTGCAAGCAATGGCTATCTCTGCGATGATACATGGCGAATTCTGGATGCTTTTTATCGCAAAAAGGATGGTGCTGAAGCGCGTGCATTGACCAGTTATTTAGTGCAACGAGCGGAATCTTCTTCGCATCAATGTTTGGACATGACCTTTTCGCCGATTAATGATAGCCTCAATGAGGCGGTGAAAGCATATTATTGTAAAGAAGAGGTAACGAAAAGTGAGCCTTGGCTGGATGAACTACGCCTGTTAAAGGCGCGCTATACCGAGGCGTTGGCCAAGCAAGTGAGTGAGGAGACGCTGATGGAAAGGTGGCATCAGGTGGAGGAGCGTTTCTTTACACAATCTTTTGTGGAGCATCAGGCTTATCAGAAGGCGTGGCAAGCGCATCAACAAGAGCGTCAAACCTTTTTTGCTCGCGCCAAGCAAGAGAAGCAACGTCTTATTGCTTTGGAGAAGAAGATCGCGTTACTAGAGAAGAAGATCGCACAAGAGCAAAATAGATTTATCTCTGTGAAAAAAGAGCGCCTATCCCCTACTTTTTTGCGATTTAAGGTAGAGGATTGGCAGATTTTAGTGGGTAGAAACGCTAAAGAGAATGATCTCCTTTTGCGTCGCTATAGCCGTGGTCTGGACTACTGGTTACATGCGCATCAGGTGGCGGGTGGCTTTGTCTTGATTAAGTACCAAAAGGGCGCTCCCCTCCTCGATTCGGTTTTGCAATGCGCCCTCGCGCTGGCACACTATTATAGTAAGGCGCGCCAACAAACCGAGGTCGAAGTTATCTTTACCCAAGTCAACGCGCTGAAACGCACGAAGATTTTGGGTAAGGTTGAAGTCTTGCGTGCGAAAACCTTGCTCTATCGCTACGATCGCGCATTTATCGAACGTATTTTAGCCGAGTATCAAGCAGAGTTTTAG